In Leptospiraceae bacterium, a single window of DNA contains:
- a CDS encoding response regulator gives MPHTICVVDDDEMSEKMLTLILKIEKYSVISASSGKAAVELLDRNTPDLILLDIDMPEMTGLELIQILKNKTTPKRSSRYIYKFA, from the coding sequence ATGCCTCATACGATTTGTGTTGTTGATGATGATGAAATGAGTGAGAAGATGTTAACACTCATATTAAAAATTGAGAAGTATTCTGTCATATCCGCATCTAGTGGTAAAGCCGCAGTGGAACTACTCGATAGAAATACTCCTGATTTAATTCTTTTAGATATTGATATGCCTGAAATGACAGGACTCGAACTCATTCAAATTCTAAAAAACAAAACCACACCTAAAAGAAGTTCCCGTTATATTTATAAGTTCGCATAA
- a CDS encoding HAMP domain-containing histidine kinase: MKTLDEIYSRIISLQDMIEANDLKAAKEVISKLNKLNNRTKSYLRNLIYWSRLETDMIHLNSEKVNVSKILNEITKEYTESIQLKKIILENTLAQKEEFALADEYSIHIILENLFSNAIKFTNYHEFIKINSSRSGDRITFSIINKGMFFTQAMQEKIFNFEYKSNQSFDDSEKGSGLGLALSKELVEKWGKFWITTDENITEISFSLPV; the protein is encoded by the coding sequence ATGAAGACCCTCGATGAAATTTACTCTAGAATTATTTCTTTGCAAGATATGATTGAAGCTAATGATCTAAAAGCCGCGAAGGAAGTAATTAGCAAACTCAATAAATTAAACAACAGAACTAAGTCGTATCTTAGAAATTTAATTTATTGGTCTAGACTAGAGACTGACATGATTCACCTTAACTCTGAAAAAGTAAACGTATCTAAAATTCTAAATGAAATAACCAAAGAATACACCGAATCAATCCAACTTAAAAAAATTATTTTAGAAAACACTTTAGCACAAAAGGAAGAGTTTGCACTAGCAGACGAGTATTCCATTCATATCATTCTTGAAAATCTTTTTTCAAATGCGATTAAATTCACGAACTATCATGAGTTTATCAAAATTAACTCAAGTCGATCAGGCGATAGAATTACTTTCTCCATTATCAACAAGGGAATGTTTTTTACTCAGGCAATGCAGGAAAAAATATTTAATTTTGAATACAAATCAAACCAATCATTCGATGACTCTGAAAAAGGTTCTGGTTTAGGTCTTGCTCTTAGTAAAGAACTAGTTGAAAAATGGGGCAAATTCTGGATAACCACAGATGAAAATATTACAGAAATAAGTTTTAGTTTACCTGTTTAA
- a CDS encoding DNA starvation/stationary phase protection protein, whose amino-acid sequence MKIDIGISDEHRKNIAEGLKSLLSDTYMLYLKTHGYHWNVTCPMFDTLHKMFMAQYTELWNAVDPIAERIRSLGFFAPGTYAEM is encoded by the coding sequence ATGAAAATTGATATTGGAATTTCAGATGAACATAGGAAAAATATCGCAGAAGGATTAAAAAGCCTTCTTTCTGATACCTATATGCTGTATTTAAAAACACACGGATATCATTGGAACGTAACATGTCCAATGTTTGACACTCTGCATAAAATGTTTATGGCACAATACACAGAATTATGGAATGCAGTGGATCCGATTGCAGAAAGAATTCGTTCTCTTGGTTTTTTTGCTCCCGGAACTTATGCTGAAATGA